A window of Rhododendron vialii isolate Sample 1 chromosome 13a, ASM3025357v1 contains these coding sequences:
- the LOC131315043 gene encoding pectinesterase, with protein sequence MHPPMRKRTKILLSLLPISALVLLVTLSSLTTIVAKHPKNRETPHIHIQKKLQIAHTACEGTLYPQLCVSTLSTFPDLQSKSLPQILAAAVNHTVTEVRRSESNCTGIRKKTAHLAPLDKRALDDCLELLDDTILELRTALRDLHTNKSANKHYNDLQTLMSGAMTNQATCLDGFAYSKSNIRPFIEGRLEKISHHVSNTLAMLKKIEGPKKTSPEAEVFPEYGKMKGGYPSWLSKKDRRLLQSSVGEIDYDLVVAKDGSGNFTTIGAAVEAAPNSSATRFVIYIKGGAYYEYVEVISKKTMLMFVGDGIGKTLIKGNRSVVDGWTTFRSSTVAVVGNGFIARGITFENYAGPSKHQAVALRSGSDLSAFYNCSFVAYQDTLYVHSLRQFYRDCDVYGTIDFIFGNAAVVLQNCNLYARKPNENQKNIYTAQGREDPFQNTGISILRCKVAAAADLIPVQSEFKTYLGRPWKEYSRTIFMLSYIGDLVDPAGWLEWSGDFALSTLYYREYMNRGPGSNTSGRVTWPGYAVTTNVTEASMFTVGNFIEGGEWLPSYNIPYYLNLTES encoded by the exons ATGCATCCTCCTATGAGAAAAAGAACCAAAATCTTGCTTTCTCTATTACCCATTTCAGCATTAGTCTTATTAGTCACACTCTCCTCTCTGACCACTATTGTGGCGAAACACCCAAAAAACAGAGAGACCCCTCACATTCACATCCAAAAGAAACTCCAAATCGCTCACACAGCATGCGAGGGCACACTATACCCACAGCTCTGCGTCTCCACCCTATCCACATTCCCAGATCTCCAATCCAAATCACTCCCCCAAATCCTCGCCGCCGCCGTAAACCACACGGTGACAGAGGTGAGACGCTCCGAATCGAACTGCACCGGAATTCGGAAGAAAACCGCTCATCTGGCCCCACTCGACAAGCGAGCCCTCGACGACTGTCTCGAGCTGTTAGACGACACCATCTTGGAGCTCAGGACCGCGTTACGTGATCTCCACACGAATAAGTCGGCGAACAAGCACTACAACGACTTGCAAACGCTGATGAGCGGCGCGATGACGAATCAGGCTACTTGTCTCGACGGCTTCGCGTACAGCAAGTCGAATATACGGCCGTTCATTGAGGGTAGATTGGAAAAAATCTCCCATCACGTGAGCAACACTCTCGCGATGCTCAAGAAAATTGAGGGACCGAAAAAGACGTCGCCTGAAGCAGAG GTGTTCCCGGAGTACGGGAAAATGAAGGGAGGATATCCGAGTTGGCTGTCCAAGAAGGATCGGCGACTGCTGCAGTCGTCGGTGGGGGAGATAGACTACGACTTGGTGGTGGCAAAGGACGGGAGTGGGAATTTCACGACGATTGGGGCGGCGGTGGAGGCGGCACCGAACTCGAGCGCGACGAGGTTCGTGATATATATAAAGGGTGGAGCGTATTACGAGTATGTGGAGGTGATTAGCAAGAAAACGATGTTGATGTTCGTTGGAGATGGAATCGGGAAGACGCTGATCAAGGGAAATCGGAGCGTTGTTGATGGGTGGACTACTTTCCGTTCTTCCACTGTCG CTGTGGTAGGGAACGGATTCATAGCCCGAGGCATCACCTTCGAGAACTACGCCGGGCCCAGCAAGCACCAAGCCGTGGCCCTCCGCAGCGGCTCCGACCTCTCCGCCTTCTACAACTGCAGCTTCGTCGCCTACCAAGACACCCTCTACGTCCACTCCCTCCGCCAGTTCTACCGCGACTGCGACGTCTACGGCACCATCGACTTCATCTTCGGCAACGCCGCCGTCGTCCTCCAAAACTGCAACCTCTACGCCCGCAAACCCAACGAGAATCAGAAGAACATCTATACCGCCCAGGGCAGAGAGGACCCGTTTCAGAACACCGGTATATCGATCTTGAGATGCAAGGTGGCGGCCGCGGCCGACTTGATTCCGGTCCAGTCGGAGTTCAAGACCTACTTGGGCCGACCGTGGAAAGAGTACTCGAGGAccatttttatgctttcttaTATAGGGGATTTGGTGGACCCGGCCGGGTGGTTGGAGTGGTCCGGGGATTTCGCGCTGTCGACGCTTTACTACAGGGAGTATATGAACCGGGGCCCCGGTTCGAACACGAGCGGAAGGGTGACGTGGCCGGGGTACGCAGTGACGACTAATGTGACTGAGGCGAGTATGTTCACTGTGGGGAATTTTATTGAGGGAGGTGAGTGGTTGCCTTCCTATAATATTCCTTATTATCTCAATTTGACTGAGAGTTAA
- the LOC131315044 gene encoding endoglucanase 17-like isoform X3 — MTSSVLSPSLVIFLLVSFAAPHFLCNAFPAQPQPHFTSQNYRDALSKSILFFEGQRSGKLPPNQRLTWRGDSALSDGSAMNVDLVGGYYDAGDNMKFGFPMAFTTTMLSWSVIEFGGLMKDELQNARDAVCWATDYLLKATSQPDTIFVQVGDANKDHACWERPEDMDTPRSVFKIDTNSPGSDVAAETAAALAAASLVFKTTDPIYAKLLLSRAREVFEFADKYRGAYSNWLKDEVCPFYCSYTGYQDELLWGAAWLHKATKNPTYLNYIQVNGQTLGADESDNTFSWDDKHVGARILLSKAFLLQKVQALQDYKGHADDYICSLIPGIPSSQAQFTPGGLLFKSSDSNMQYVTSTSFLILTYAKYLDSAHMVVNCGGVVVTPDMLRTTAKKQTTP; from the exons ATGACTTCCTCTGTTCTCTCACCTTCTCTAGTCATCTTTCTTCTCGTTTCCTTTGCTGCCCCTCATTTTCTCTGCAATGCCTTCCCTGCCCAACCCCAACCTCACTTCACCAGTCAAAACTACAGGGATGCTCTCTCCAAGTCCATTCTCTTTTTTGAAGGTCAGAGATCTGGGAAACTCCCCCCTAACCAAAGGCTCACTTGGAGGGGCGACTCTGCTCTCTCAGATGGGTCAGCAATGAAC GTTGATTTGGTGGGAGGCTACTATGATGCTGGGGATAACATGAAATTTGGTTTCCCTATGGCTTTCACGACCACCATGCTTTCTTGGAGTGTGATAGAGTTTGGTGGGTTGATGAAAGACGAGTTGCAGAATGCAAGAGATGCCGTTTGTTGGGCGACCGATTACCTTCTGAAAGCCACTTCCCAACCAGACACCATTTTTGTTCAG GTGGGTGATGCAAACAAGGACCATGCCTGTTGGGAGAGGCCTGAAGACATGGACACCCCAAGAAGTGTGTTCAAGATAGACACAAATAGCCCAGGTTCTGATGTAGCTGCTGAAACTGCTGCAGCACTTGCGGCGGCCTCTTTGGTGTTCAAGACAACTGATCCCATTTATGCCAAGCTCCTTCTCAGTAGGGCAAGAGAG GTGTTTGAGTTTGCTGATAAGTACAGAGGGGCTTACAGCAATTGGTTGAAAGATGAAGTGTGTCCTTTCTATTGCTCTTACACTGGTTATCAG GATGAGCTTTTGTGGGGCGCTGCTTGGTTGCACAAAGCCACCAAGAACCCAACTTATCTCAACTACATCCAAGTGAATGGACAAACACTAGGAGCTGATGAGAGTGATAATACATTTAGTTGGGATGACAAGCACGTTGGAGCCCGGATTCTTCTCTCTAAG GCATTTCTACTTCAAAAGGTTCAAGCCCTCCAAGATTACAAGGGTCATGCAGATGACTATATTTGTTCCCTCATTCCAGGGATCCCCTCCTCTCAAGCTCAGTTCACTCCag GTGGGCTTCTGTTCAAATCGAGTGATAGCAACATGCAGTATGTGACCTCCACCTCATTTCTCATCTTGACCTACGCAAAATACTTGGATTCTGCCCATATGGTCGTCAATTGTGGTGGAGTAGTTGTCACACCCGATATGCTCCGAACCACTGCCAAAAAACAG ACAACCCCTTGA
- the LOC131315044 gene encoding endoglucanase 17-like isoform X1, producing MTSSVLSPSLVIFLLVSFAAPHFLCNAFPAQPQPHFTSQNYRDALSKSILFFEGQRSGKLPPNQRLTWRGDSALSDGSAMNVDLVGGYYDAGDNMKFGFPMAFTTTMLSWSVIEFGGLMKDELQNARDAVCWATDYLLKATSQPDTIFVQVGDANKDHACWERPEDMDTPRSVFKIDTNSPGSDVAAETAAALAAASLVFKTTDPIYAKLLLSRAREVFEFADKYRGAYSNWLKDEVCPFYCSYTGYQDELLWGAAWLHKATKNPTYLNYIQVNGQTLGADESDNTFSWDDKHVGARILLSKAFLLQKVQALQDYKGHADDYICSLIPGIPSSQAQFTPGGLLFKSSDSNMQYVTSTSFLILTYAKYLDSAHMVVNCGGVVVTPDMLRTTAKKQVDYLLGDNPLKMSYMVGYGPQYPLRVHHRGSSLPSVASHPDKIECSFGFSILNSQSPNPNILMGAVVGGPDQQDQFPDQRSDYDHSEPATYTNAPLVGALAYLAHTFGQL from the exons ATGACTTCCTCTGTTCTCTCACCTTCTCTAGTCATCTTTCTTCTCGTTTCCTTTGCTGCCCCTCATTTTCTCTGCAATGCCTTCCCTGCCCAACCCCAACCTCACTTCACCAGTCAAAACTACAGGGATGCTCTCTCCAAGTCCATTCTCTTTTTTGAAGGTCAGAGATCTGGGAAACTCCCCCCTAACCAAAGGCTCACTTGGAGGGGCGACTCTGCTCTCTCAGATGGGTCAGCAATGAAC GTTGATTTGGTGGGAGGCTACTATGATGCTGGGGATAACATGAAATTTGGTTTCCCTATGGCTTTCACGACCACCATGCTTTCTTGGAGTGTGATAGAGTTTGGTGGGTTGATGAAAGACGAGTTGCAGAATGCAAGAGATGCCGTTTGTTGGGCGACCGATTACCTTCTGAAAGCCACTTCCCAACCAGACACCATTTTTGTTCAG GTGGGTGATGCAAACAAGGACCATGCCTGTTGGGAGAGGCCTGAAGACATGGACACCCCAAGAAGTGTGTTCAAGATAGACACAAATAGCCCAGGTTCTGATGTAGCTGCTGAAACTGCTGCAGCACTTGCGGCGGCCTCTTTGGTGTTCAAGACAACTGATCCCATTTATGCCAAGCTCCTTCTCAGTAGGGCAAGAGAG GTGTTTGAGTTTGCTGATAAGTACAGAGGGGCTTACAGCAATTGGTTGAAAGATGAAGTGTGTCCTTTCTATTGCTCTTACACTGGTTATCAG GATGAGCTTTTGTGGGGCGCTGCTTGGTTGCACAAAGCCACCAAGAACCCAACTTATCTCAACTACATCCAAGTGAATGGACAAACACTAGGAGCTGATGAGAGTGATAATACATTTAGTTGGGATGACAAGCACGTTGGAGCCCGGATTCTTCTCTCTAAG GCATTTCTACTTCAAAAGGTTCAAGCCCTCCAAGATTACAAGGGTCATGCAGATGACTATATTTGTTCCCTCATTCCAGGGATCCCCTCCTCTCAAGCTCAGTTCACTCCag GTGGGCTTCTGTTCAAATCGAGTGATAGCAACATGCAGTATGTGACCTCCACCTCATTTCTCATCTTGACCTACGCAAAATACTTGGATTCTGCCCATATGGTCGTCAATTGTGGTGGAGTAGTTGTCACACCCGATATGCTCCGAACCACTGCCAAAAAACAG GTTGACTACCTGCTAGGAGACAACCCCTTGAAGATGTCCTACATGGTAGGGTATGGTCCACAATATCCATTGAGGGTCCACCACAGGGGATCGTCTCTACCGTCCGTTGCTTCCCACCCAGACAAGATCGAATGCTCGTTCGGGTTCAGCATCCTGAACTCCCAGTCTCCCAATCCAAACATCCTAATGGGGGCCGTGGTTGGTGGGCCTGATCAACAAGACCAGTTTCCTGATCAACGGTCAGATTATGACCATTCAGAGCCGGCAACCTACACCAATGCACCTCTTGTAGGAGCATTGGCTTATCTTGCTCATACATTTGGGCAGCTCTAA
- the LOC131315044 gene encoding endoglucanase 17-like isoform X2 yields the protein MTSSVLSPSLVIFLLVSFAAPHFLCNAFPAQPQPHFTSQNYRDALSKSILFFEGQRSGKLPPNQRLTWRGDSALSDGSAMNVDLVGGYYDAGDNMKFGFPMAFTTTMLSWSVIEFGGLMKDELQNARDAVCWATDYLLKATSQPDTIFVQVGDANKDHACWERPEDMDTPRSVFKIDTNSPGSDVAAETAAALAAASLVFKTTDPIYAKLLLSRAREVFEFADKYRGAYSNWLKDEVCPFYCSYTGYQDELLWGAAWLHKATKNPTYLNYIQVNGQTLGADESDNTFSWDDKHVGARILLSKVDYLLGDNPLKMSYMVGYGPQYPLRVHHRGSSLPSVASHPDKIECSFGFSILNSQSPNPNILMGAVVGGPDQQDQFPDQRSDYDHSEPATYTNAPLVGALAYLAHTFGQL from the exons ATGACTTCCTCTGTTCTCTCACCTTCTCTAGTCATCTTTCTTCTCGTTTCCTTTGCTGCCCCTCATTTTCTCTGCAATGCCTTCCCTGCCCAACCCCAACCTCACTTCACCAGTCAAAACTACAGGGATGCTCTCTCCAAGTCCATTCTCTTTTTTGAAGGTCAGAGATCTGGGAAACTCCCCCCTAACCAAAGGCTCACTTGGAGGGGCGACTCTGCTCTCTCAGATGGGTCAGCAATGAAC GTTGATTTGGTGGGAGGCTACTATGATGCTGGGGATAACATGAAATTTGGTTTCCCTATGGCTTTCACGACCACCATGCTTTCTTGGAGTGTGATAGAGTTTGGTGGGTTGATGAAAGACGAGTTGCAGAATGCAAGAGATGCCGTTTGTTGGGCGACCGATTACCTTCTGAAAGCCACTTCCCAACCAGACACCATTTTTGTTCAG GTGGGTGATGCAAACAAGGACCATGCCTGTTGGGAGAGGCCTGAAGACATGGACACCCCAAGAAGTGTGTTCAAGATAGACACAAATAGCCCAGGTTCTGATGTAGCTGCTGAAACTGCTGCAGCACTTGCGGCGGCCTCTTTGGTGTTCAAGACAACTGATCCCATTTATGCCAAGCTCCTTCTCAGTAGGGCAAGAGAG GTGTTTGAGTTTGCTGATAAGTACAGAGGGGCTTACAGCAATTGGTTGAAAGATGAAGTGTGTCCTTTCTATTGCTCTTACACTGGTTATCAG GATGAGCTTTTGTGGGGCGCTGCTTGGTTGCACAAAGCCACCAAGAACCCAACTTATCTCAACTACATCCAAGTGAATGGACAAACACTAGGAGCTGATGAGAGTGATAATACATTTAGTTGGGATGACAAGCACGTTGGAGCCCGGATTCTTCTCTCTAAG GTTGACTACCTGCTAGGAGACAACCCCTTGAAGATGTCCTACATGGTAGGGTATGGTCCACAATATCCATTGAGGGTCCACCACAGGGGATCGTCTCTACCGTCCGTTGCTTCCCACCCAGACAAGATCGAATGCTCGTTCGGGTTCAGCATCCTGAACTCCCAGTCTCCCAATCCAAACATCCTAATGGGGGCCGTGGTTGGTGGGCCTGATCAACAAGACCAGTTTCCTGATCAACGGTCAGATTATGACCATTCAGAGCCGGCAACCTACACCAATGCACCTCTTGTAGGAGCATTGGCTTATCTTGCTCATACATTTGGGCAGCTCTAA